Proteins co-encoded in one Pseudomonas beijingensis genomic window:
- a CDS encoding extensin-like domain-containing protein, with protein MRFLKVLAVVAVLIGVAVLGVWRGWVALPPQWNPWAPLDVNLAPNLLTRFKLMALRNDPQLCDQALATSGLRTARQADSGANTTCPLTNVLRVQGGEVALSSSFLASCPLAVAFALFERHGLQPAAMAVYGQKVTRVDHLGSFACRNMYGRESGARSQHATASALDIAGFRLADGRTISVLRDWPKDNANARFLRQARDGACDMFSVVLSPDYNEAHRNHFHLDVGPWWICR; from the coding sequence GTGCGGTTTTTGAAAGTTCTTGCGGTCGTGGCAGTGCTCATTGGCGTTGCCGTACTGGGCGTGTGGCGCGGCTGGGTGGCGCTGCCGCCCCAATGGAATCCATGGGCGCCGTTGGACGTCAATCTTGCGCCCAACCTGCTGACCCGCTTCAAGCTCATGGCCCTGCGCAACGACCCGCAGCTGTGCGATCAGGCCCTCGCCACTTCGGGGCTGCGTACCGCTCGCCAGGCCGACAGCGGCGCCAATACGACGTGCCCGTTGACCAACGTGTTGAGGGTGCAGGGCGGTGAGGTGGCGTTGAGTAGCAGTTTCCTCGCCAGTTGCCCCCTGGCAGTGGCGTTCGCGCTGTTCGAGCGCCATGGTTTGCAGCCGGCGGCAATGGCGGTCTACGGGCAGAAAGTGACGCGGGTCGATCACCTTGGCAGTTTCGCCTGCCGCAACATGTACGGGCGTGAGAGCGGTGCGCGCAGTCAGCACGCCACCGCCAGCGCGCTGGACATCGCCGGGTTCCGCCTGGCCGATGGGCGCACGATCAGCGTCCTGAGGGACTGGCCCAAGGACAATGCCAATGCGCGCTTTCTGCGCCAGGCCCGGGATGGCGCCTGCGATATGTTCAGTGTGGTCTTGAGTCCGGATTACAACGAGGCACACCGCAACCATTTTCATCTGGATGTGGGGCCATGGTGGATCTGTCGTTGA
- a CDS encoding energy transducer TonB, which translates to MSDIQSTSIGVISPYGDYSLRNTQALSGVSHLWQDFFARALADQLGDNAPAPGSYQPVPLDEAVEPTLGAELLAHIVSQRTCEVTETPVKPPEPLFLPIAEFELDLLDKPFPPFPAEEIAAQQKQQTFESNWVRPLVLTAGQPLPEPGPAPQPRPLHLPIAEFELDLLDKPFPPFPEEELVAQQKQLDFDTRWARPIVLQNLRIAA; encoded by the coding sequence ATGTCAGACATTCAATCCACATCGATAGGCGTTATCTCCCCTTACGGCGATTACAGCCTGCGTAACACCCAAGCGCTGAGCGGCGTCAGTCACCTGTGGCAGGATTTTTTTGCCCGGGCCCTGGCCGATCAACTGGGTGATAACGCACCGGCGCCTGGCAGCTACCAGCCAGTGCCGCTCGATGAGGCCGTTGAACCGACCCTCGGCGCCGAGCTGCTGGCGCACATCGTCAGCCAGCGCACCTGCGAAGTAACCGAAACACCGGTCAAGCCGCCTGAGCCGCTGTTCCTGCCCATCGCCGAATTCGAACTCGACCTGCTGGACAAGCCCTTCCCGCCGTTCCCAGCGGAAGAGATTGCCGCCCAGCAAAAGCAGCAGACCTTCGAGAGCAACTGGGTTCGCCCACTCGTCCTCACCGCCGGCCAACCGCTGCCGGAACCCGGCCCAGCACCGCAACCGCGCCCATTGCACCTGCCAATCGCCGAGTTCGAACTCGACCTGCTGGACAAACCGTTTCCACCGTTCCCGGAAGAGGAATTGGTGGCACAGCAGAAACAACTGGACTTCGATACCCGCTGGGCACGTCCAATCGTGCTGCAGAACCTGCGCATCGCCGCCTGA
- a CDS encoding class I SAM-dependent methyltransferase — MSEQPAACRIHVEALAPAFQPQAEHWAERLGLPLQVDEGEFALQVGEQGLQLQQLGPDAPGPVRVDFVEGGAAHRRLYGGGSGQMIAKAVGVAQGVRPRVLDATAGLGKDAFVLASLGCDMSLIERQPLIGALLEDGLARGAEDFEVAPIVARMRLLKGNSIEVMRNWEGEPPQVIYLDPMFPHREKTALVKKEMRLFRPLVGDDPDAPALLAAALALATHRVVVKRPRKAPCIEGPKPSHGLDGKSSRYDIYPKKALKP, encoded by the coding sequence ATGAGTGAGCAACCTGCGGCCTGCCGTATCCATGTCGAGGCCCTGGCCCCGGCCTTCCAACCGCAGGCCGAGCACTGGGCCGAGCGGCTTGGCCTGCCTTTGCAAGTGGACGAGGGCGAGTTTGCCTTGCAGGTCGGCGAGCAGGGGTTGCAATTGCAGCAGTTGGGCCCGGATGCGCCAGGGCCGGTGCGCGTGGACTTCGTCGAAGGTGGCGCGGCTCATCGGCGCTTGTACGGCGGCGGCAGTGGCCAGATGATCGCCAAGGCAGTCGGCGTTGCCCAAGGCGTGCGTCCGCGGGTGCTGGATGCCACGGCCGGGTTGGGCAAGGATGCCTTTGTGCTGGCCAGCCTGGGCTGCGACATGAGCCTGATCGAGCGCCAGCCGCTGATTGGCGCCTTGCTGGAAGATGGCCTGGCCCGTGGGGCAGAGGACTTCGAGGTGGCGCCGATCGTGGCGCGCATGCGTTTGCTCAAGGGCAACTCCATCGAGGTGATGCGCAACTGGGAAGGCGAACCGCCCCAGGTGATCTACCTCGACCCGATGTTCCCTCATCGTGAGAAAACCGCCCTGGTGAAGAAGGAGATGCGTCTGTTCCGGCCCCTGGTGGGCGATGACCCGGACGCTCCGGCACTGCTCGCCGCAGCCCTGGCCCTGGCGACGCATCGGGTGGTGGTCAAGCGTCCGCGCAAGGCACCGTGCATCGAAGGGCCGAAGCCGAGCCATGGGCTCGATGGCAAATCCAGTCGCTACGACATCTACCCGAAGAAAGCGCTCAAGCCCTGA
- a CDS encoding TetR/AcrR family transcriptional regulator: MSNNPSSTSGPGRPKDLAKRQAILDAAKRLFLSMGYANTSMDAVATEAGVSKLTVYSHFNDKETLFSAAVMAKCEEQVPSLFYEWPDGAPIEQVLLNIARGFNQLINSDESLNLHRLIMALGSQDPKLSTIFYEAGPLRMLSGMERLLTKVNQNGALSIDKPRNAAEHFFCLIKGAANFRLLTGCGAAPEPEAAEAHVQEVVGLFMRAYRP; this comes from the coding sequence ATGTCGAACAATCCTTCATCCACCAGCGGCCCTGGTCGCCCTAAGGACCTGGCCAAGCGCCAGGCCATTCTGGACGCGGCGAAACGTCTGTTCCTGAGCATGGGGTATGCCAATACCAGCATGGACGCCGTCGCCACCGAGGCGGGGGTTTCGAAGCTGACGGTCTACAGCCATTTCAACGACAAGGAGACGCTGTTTTCCGCTGCCGTGATGGCCAAATGTGAAGAACAGGTACCGTCGCTATTTTACGAATGGCCCGACGGCGCTCCGATCGAGCAGGTGCTGCTGAACATTGCCCGTGGGTTCAACCAACTGATCAACAGCGATGAATCGTTGAACCTGCATCGGCTGATCATGGCCTTGGGCAGCCAAGACCCGAAGCTGTCGACGATTTTCTACGAAGCTGGTCCGCTGCGGATGCTCTCAGGTATGGAGCGGCTGCTGACCAAGGTCAACCAGAACGGCGCCCTGAGCATCGACAAACCGCGCAATGCCGCCGAGCACTTTTTCTGCCTGATCAAGGGCGCGGCGAATTTCCGGTTGTTGACTGGCTGCGGCGCGGCCCCGGAACCCGAAGCCGCCGAGGCTCATGTGCAGGAAGTGGTGGGGTTGTTCATGCGGGCTTATCGGCCTTAG
- a CDS encoding efflux RND transporter periplasmic adaptor subunit, translated as MFRYALPLAMPVALAFLLSACGHDEPAAVAVRPAMVVKPEPSAQAMDSYPGEVRARFEPDLAFRIGGKVSRRLVEEGQRVKANQPLAELDPEDVRLQLEATRAQVAAAEANLNLVRAERDRYKTLMERQMVSRSQYDNAENLYRSGTARLKQIKAEFDVANNQASYSVLRAPQDGVVARRSVEVGQVVSAGQTVFTLATDGEREVLISLPEQGFGRFKIGQPVSVELWSQPDQRFSGRIRELSPAADPKSRTFAARVAFTAGSVPAELGQSARVFIQTADTVPLSVPLSALTAENGATYVWVVNANNTVKKVPVRVGAFGEKTVPVLEGLNPDDWVVAAGVHVLLDGQQVRPVDRSNRVVNLTAKE; from the coding sequence ATGTTCCGCTATGCCCTGCCCCTCGCCATGCCAGTCGCCCTGGCTTTTTTATTGTCTGCGTGCGGTCATGACGAGCCGGCGGCCGTCGCCGTGCGCCCCGCCATGGTGGTCAAGCCCGAGCCTTCGGCCCAGGCGATGGACAGTTATCCTGGCGAAGTGCGGGCCCGTTTCGAGCCCGACCTGGCCTTTCGCATTGGCGGCAAAGTGAGCCGACGGTTGGTGGAAGAGGGCCAGCGGGTCAAGGCCAATCAGCCGCTGGCCGAGCTCGATCCCGAAGATGTGCGCCTGCAACTGGAAGCGACCCGTGCCCAGGTCGCCGCCGCCGAGGCCAACCTGAACCTGGTTCGTGCCGAACGTGACCGCTACAAAACCTTGATGGAGCGGCAGATGGTCAGCCGCTCCCAGTACGACAACGCCGAAAACCTTTATCGCTCCGGCACCGCACGGCTCAAGCAGATCAAGGCCGAGTTCGATGTCGCCAACAACCAGGCCAGCTATTCGGTGCTGCGTGCGCCCCAGGATGGCGTGGTGGCCCGGCGTTCGGTGGAAGTCGGGCAGGTAGTCTCGGCTGGGCAAACCGTCTTCACCCTGGCCACCGACGGCGAGCGTGAAGTACTGATCAGCCTGCCGGAGCAAGGTTTTGGCCGGTTCAAGATCGGCCAGCCGGTCTCGGTCGAACTGTGGAGCCAGCCCGACCAGCGTTTCAGCGGGCGTATCCGCGAACTGTCGCCCGCTGCCGACCCCAAGTCCCGTACCTTTGCTGCTCGCGTGGCCTTCACGGCCGGCAGCGTTCCGGCGGAGCTGGGCCAAAGCGCGCGGGTGTTTATCCAGACTGCCGACACGGTACCGCTGTCGGTGCCCTTGTCGGCCCTGACGGCTGAAAATGGCGCCACCTATGTCTGGGTGGTCAACGCCAACAACACCGTGAAAAAAGTCCCGGTGCGAGTCGGCGCCTTCGGCGAAAAAACCGTGCCGGTGCTCGAAGGCCTCAACCCCGATGACTGGGTGGTGGCGGCCGGCGTGCATGTCCTCCTCGACGGCCAGCAGGTACGGCCGGTGGATCGCTCCAACCGTGTGGTCAATCTGACGGCCAAGGAGTAA
- a CDS encoding efflux RND transporter permease subunit, whose amino-acid sequence MGFNLSEWALRNRQIVLFLMLLLAIVGALSYTKLGQSEDPPFTFKAMVIRTVWPGATAEEVSRQVTERIEKKLMETGDYEKIVSFSRPGESQVTFAARDSMHSAQIPELWYQLRKKIGDIRHTLPPDVQGPFFNDEFGTTFGNIYALTGEGFDYAVLKDYADRIQIQLQRVKDVGKVELIGLQDEKIWIELSNVKLATLGLPLAAVQQALEEQNTVSTAGFFETGSERLQLRVSGNFQTVEEIRSFPIRVGDRTFRISDLADVRRGFNDPPAPRMRFMGEDAIGLAVAMKQGGDILVLGKALEVDFARIQNTLPAGMQLHKVSDQPAAVKTGVGEFVQVLVEALTIVLLVSFFSLGLRTGMVVALAIPLVLAMTFAAMYYLGIGLHKISLGALVLALGLLVDDAIIAVEMMAIKMEQGYDRIKAASFAWTSTAFPMLTGTLITAAGFLPIATAQSGTGEYTRSIFQVVTLALVASWVAAVVFVPYLGEKLLPDLAKIHAAKHGTTDGQTDPYGTPFYQRVRRMVEWCVRRRKTVILLTVLLFVGSVVLFRFVPQQFFPASGRLELMVDLKLQEGASLSNTAEQVKRLEALLKDHAGIDNYVAYVGTGSPRFYLPLDQQLPASSFAQFVVLAKTIEDREPLRSWLIATLNEQFPTLRSRVTRLENGPPVGYPVQFRVTGEHIEEVRALARKVATKVRENPYVVNVHLDWEEPSKVVYLNVDQDRARALGVSTTHLASFLRSSLTGSSVSQYREDNELIEILLRGTVHERTELSLLPSLAVPTDNGKSVALSQIATLEYGFEEGVIWHRNRLPSVTVRADIYGKEQPATLVQQIFPTLEPIRAELPDGYLLEVGGTVEDSARGQKSVNAGVPLFIVVVLTLLMLQLRSFSRTAMVFLTAPLGLIGVTLFLLVFRQPFGFVAMLGTIALSGMIMRNSVILVDQIEQDIKAGLAPWQAIIEATVRRFRPIVLTALAAVLAMIPLSRSLFFGPMAVAIMGGLIVATALTLLFLPALYAAWFRVKKT is encoded by the coding sequence ATGGGTTTCAATCTTTCCGAATGGGCGCTGCGTAACCGCCAGATCGTACTGTTCCTGATGCTATTGCTGGCCATCGTCGGTGCGCTTTCCTACACCAAGCTTGGCCAGAGCGAAGACCCGCCATTCACCTTCAAGGCCATGGTCATTCGAACAGTGTGGCCGGGGGCGACGGCCGAGGAAGTGTCGCGCCAAGTCACCGAGCGTATCGAAAAGAAGCTGATGGAAACCGGCGATTACGAAAAGATCGTTTCGTTCTCCCGCCCGGGGGAATCCCAAGTGACTTTCGCGGCGCGCGACTCCATGCATTCGGCACAGATTCCCGAGCTGTGGTACCAACTGCGCAAGAAGATCGGCGATATCCGCCACACCTTGCCGCCGGATGTACAGGGCCCGTTCTTCAACGATGAATTCGGGACCACCTTCGGCAATATCTACGCGCTGACCGGCGAAGGGTTCGACTACGCCGTGCTCAAGGACTACGCCGATCGCATCCAGATCCAGCTGCAGCGGGTCAAGGACGTGGGCAAGGTCGAACTGATCGGTTTGCAGGACGAGAAAATCTGGATCGAACTGTCAAACGTGAAGCTGGCGACCCTTGGCCTGCCCTTGGCGGCTGTCCAGCAGGCCCTTGAAGAGCAAAACACGGTCTCCACCGCAGGCTTCTTCGAAACCGGCAGCGAGCGATTGCAGCTACGGGTTTCGGGGAATTTCCAGACCGTGGAAGAGATCCGCAGTTTCCCGATCCGGGTCGGTGATCGTACGTTCCGTATCAGCGACCTGGCGGACGTGCGCCGTGGTTTCAACGACCCGCCGGCGCCACGTATGCGCTTCATGGGCGAGGATGCCATCGGTCTGGCCGTGGCGATGAAGCAAGGCGGGGATATCCTGGTTCTGGGCAAGGCCCTTGAGGTCGACTTTGCTCGTATCCAGAACACCCTGCCGGCCGGCATGCAATTGCACAAGGTGTCGGACCAGCCGGCGGCGGTGAAGACCGGGGTCGGTGAGTTTGTCCAGGTGCTGGTGGAAGCGCTGACGATCGTATTGCTGGTGAGCTTCTTCTCCCTGGGGCTACGCACCGGGATGGTGGTGGCCCTGGCGATCCCGTTGGTGCTGGCGATGACGTTCGCCGCCATGTATTACCTGGGGATCGGCCTGCACAAGATTTCCCTCGGCGCGCTGGTATTGGCCCTGGGGCTGCTGGTGGACGACGCGATCATCGCGGTGGAGATGATGGCGATCAAGATGGAGCAGGGCTATGACCGGATCAAGGCCGCCAGTTTCGCCTGGACCAGCACCGCATTCCCGATGCTCACCGGTACGTTGATTACGGCGGCGGGCTTCCTGCCAATCGCCACCGCGCAATCGGGCACCGGCGAATACACCCGCTCGATTTTCCAGGTCGTGACCCTGGCGCTGGTCGCCTCCTGGGTGGCCGCCGTGGTGTTCGTGCCGTATCTGGGGGAAAAGCTCCTGCCGGACCTGGCGAAAATTCACGCGGCCAAACATGGCACGACTGACGGCCAGACCGACCCTTACGGCACGCCGTTTTACCAGCGTGTCCGGCGGATGGTGGAGTGGTGCGTGCGTCGGCGCAAAACCGTCATCCTGCTGACCGTGCTGTTGTTCGTCGGCTCTGTGGTGTTGTTCCGGTTCGTGCCGCAGCAGTTCTTCCCGGCATCGGGGCGGCTGGAGCTGATGGTCGACCTGAAACTGCAGGAAGGCGCATCCCTGAGCAACACCGCCGAGCAGGTCAAGCGCCTGGAAGCGCTGCTCAAGGACCATGCCGGCATCGACAACTATGTGGCCTACGTCGGCACCGGTTCACCGCGCTTCTACCTGCCGCTGGACCAACAACTGCCGGCCTCCAGCTTCGCCCAGTTCGTGGTGCTGGCCAAGACCATCGAAGACCGTGAGCCTTTGCGCAGTTGGTTGATCGCGACCCTGAACGAACAATTCCCGACCTTGCGCTCGAGGGTCACTCGCCTGGAAAACGGCCCGCCGGTCGGCTACCCGGTGCAGTTCCGCGTCACGGGTGAGCACATCGAAGAAGTCCGGGCCCTGGCGCGGAAAGTGGCGACGAAAGTTCGCGAAAACCCCTACGTGGTCAATGTTCACCTGGACTGGGAAGAGCCGAGCAAGGTGGTGTACCTGAACGTCGACCAGGACCGCGCCCGGGCCCTGGGCGTCAGCACCACCCACCTGGCGAGTTTCCTGCGCAGCTCTCTCACCGGCTCCAGCGTCAGCCAGTACCGGGAGGACAACGAACTGATCGAAATCCTGCTGCGCGGTACGGTGCATGAGCGCACCGAGCTGTCGTTGCTGCCGAGCCTGGCGGTGCCGACCGACAACGGCAAGAGCGTGGCCCTGTCGCAGATCGCGACCTTGGAGTACGGCTTCGAAGAGGGCGTGATCTGGCACCGCAACCGTCTGCCGAGCGTGACCGTACGGGCCGATATCTACGGCAAGGAACAGCCGGCGACCCTGGTGCAGCAGATTTTCCCGACCCTGGAGCCGATTCGTGCCGAACTGCCGGACGGTTACCTGCTGGAAGTGGGCGGTACGGTGGAGGATTCGGCCCGCGGCCAGAAATCGGTGAATGCCGGCGTGCCGTTGTTCATCGTGGTGGTGCTGACGTTGCTGATGCTGCAACTGCGCAGTTTCTCCCGCACGGCCATGGTGTTCCTCACCGCGCCCCTGGGGTTGATCGGCGTCACGCTGTTCCTGCTCGTGTTCCGTCAGCCGTTCGGTTTTGTCGCCATGCTCGGTACCATCGCGCTGTCGGGGATGATCATGCGCAACTCGGTGATCCTGGTGGACCAGATCGAACAGGACATCAAGGCCGGGCTGGCGCCTTGGCAGGCGATCATCGAAGCCACGGTTCGGCGCTTCCGCCCGATTGTGCTCACCGCATTGGCCGCGGTGCTGGCGATGATCCCGCTGTCGCGCAGCTTGTTCTTTGGCCCTATGGCTGTGGCGATCATGGGCGGCTTGATCGTGGCCACGGCGTTGACGCTGTTGTTCCTGCCGGCGTTGTATGCGGCGTGGTTCAGGGTCAAGAAAACCTGA
- a CDS encoding DUF4197 domain-containing protein — MLRSTLRFTGLCAGLLICANAMALSLGDLSQQDATGGLKDALTQGAQVAVKQLGTPGGFSNNPEVKIELPGKLGKVASKMKAFGMGEQVDQLETSMNQAAEAAVVQAQPILVNAVKNMSVSDAKGILSGGNDSATQYLNKSSREQIRAKFLPIVKQATDKVGLAQKYNAFAGQAATFGVLDAKSANIENYVTEQALDGLFEMIGKQEATIRQNPAAAATSLAKKVFGTL, encoded by the coding sequence ATGCTCCGCTCTACCCTCCGTTTCACCGGCCTGTGCGCGGGCCTGTTGATCTGCGCCAATGCCATGGCCCTGTCCCTGGGCGACCTGTCGCAACAAGATGCCACCGGTGGCCTCAAGGACGCCTTGACCCAAGGTGCGCAGGTGGCGGTCAAGCAACTGGGTACACCCGGCGGCTTCAGCAACAACCCGGAGGTGAAGATCGAGCTGCCAGGCAAGCTGGGCAAAGTCGCCAGCAAGATGAAGGCCTTCGGCATGGGTGAGCAGGTCGATCAGCTGGAAACCAGCATGAACCAGGCTGCTGAAGCCGCCGTGGTCCAGGCCCAGCCGATTCTGGTCAATGCCGTGAAGAACATGAGCGTGAGCGATGCCAAGGGCATCCTCAGCGGCGGCAACGACTCGGCCACTCAATACCTGAACAAGAGCAGCCGCGAGCAGATCCGCGCCAAGTTTCTGCCCATCGTCAAGCAAGCCACCGACAAGGTCGGCCTGGCCCAGAAATACAATGCCTTCGCCGGCCAGGCCGCGACGTTCGGCGTGCTGGACGCCAAGAGCGCCAACATCGAAAACTACGTGACCGAGCAGGCGCTGGACGGGTTGTTCGAGATGATCGGCAAGCAGGAAGCCACCATTCGCCAGAACCCGGCGGCTGCGGCGACCAGTTTGGCGAAGAAGGTTTTCGGCACCCTCTGA
- a CDS encoding YbaY family lipoprotein — translation MKKLALLASMALLAACQSATPPSASLDGEVFYLQRIALPPNATLSVSLQDVSMADAPAVVLDEQSGPVKGQVPLPFHLSYDPAQVKPGHRYAVSARIEVDGQLMFITTEQHAVQLDGKDPQPLKIRVNAAR, via the coding sequence ATGAAAAAACTCGCTCTGCTTGCATCCATGGCCTTACTGGCCGCTTGCCAATCGGCAACCCCACCCTCCGCGTCCCTCGACGGCGAAGTCTTCTACCTGCAACGCATCGCCCTGCCGCCCAACGCCACCTTGAGCGTGAGCCTGCAGGACGTTTCCATGGCCGACGCCCCTGCGGTAGTGCTCGATGAGCAGAGCGGCCCGGTCAAAGGCCAGGTCCCGCTGCCGTTCCACCTCAGTTATGATCCCGCCCAGGTCAAGCCCGGCCATCGTTATGCCGTGAGCGCCCGCATCGAAGTGGACGGCCAGTTGATGTTCATCACCACTGAACAGCACGCCGTGCAACTCGATGGCAAGGATCCGCAGCCGTTGAAGATCCGCGTCAACGCCGCACGCTGA